A window of Vibrio ishigakensis contains these coding sequences:
- a CDS encoding FxsA family protein, with amino-acid sequence MFPILLLLFILVPIVEIGLFIQVGGFLGLWTTIFLVILTALVGASLVRSQGIATLMSVQSKLQQGEMPAQQILEGVMLAVAGVLLLTPGFMTDTLGMLVLLPKPRAIIARQIMSRVKVNTMHSNMHGGFQGGFHGGFGQDPHQRDGEGDVFEGEYEKKDDNDKNRLN; translated from the coding sequence GTGTTTCCTATATTATTGTTATTATTCATTTTGGTTCCGATTGTTGAGATCGGCCTCTTCATTCAGGTGGGCGGATTCCTAGGCCTATGGACCACCATCTTCTTAGTTATTCTTACTGCCTTGGTCGGTGCCTCTTTGGTGCGTAGCCAGGGTATTGCGACCCTAATGTCTGTTCAGTCAAAACTGCAGCAAGGTGAGATGCCAGCACAACAGATCCTTGAAGGCGTAATGCTAGCGGTGGCGGGTGTACTGCTACTGACTCCTGGTTTTATGACAGATACCCTAGGCATGCTGGTGCTTCTGCCAAAACCGCGCGCCATCATTGCTCGTCAGATCATGTCGCGAGTAAAGGTAAACACGATGCACTCGAACATGCATGGTGGTTTTCAGGGTGGATTCCATGGTGGCTTTGGACAGGACCCACATCAGCGTGATGGTGAAGGGGATGTGTTCGAAGGGGAATACGAGAAAAAAGACGACAACGATAAAAACCGTCTCAACTGA
- the aspA gene encoding aspartate ammonia-lyase, with translation MTTTTLQSATRIEEDLLGKRHVPADAYYGIHTLRAIENFNISSATISDVPEFVRGMVMTKKAAAIANNKLGVIEPDVAQYIIDACDVILETGKCMDQFPSDVFQGGAGTSVNMNANEVIANLALEMMGKEKGDYHIINPNDHVNKSQSTNCAYPTGFRIAVYNSVAKLITAIEYLKGSFEAKSQEFNTILKMGRTQLQDAVPMTVGQEFHAWAVTLSEEIRNLEYTAKLLLEVNIGATAIGTGLNAADGYQELAVAALADVTGLPCVPAEDLIEATSDCGAYVMTHGALKRLAVKLSKICNDLRILSSGPRAGLNELNLPELQAGSSIMPAKVNPVVPEVVNQVCFKVLGNDNTVSFAAEGGQLQLNVMEPVIAQSMFESLEILTNACVNLRDKCIEGITVNKEVCESHVFNSIGIVTYLNPIIGHHEGDIVGKICAETGKNVREVVLERGLLTEAELDDIFSVENLMKPQYKAKRFK, from the coding sequence ATGACGACTACTACACTACAGTCAGCGACTCGAATCGAAGAAGATCTACTAGGAAAACGCCACGTCCCAGCCGATGCTTACTACGGCATCCACACACTACGTGCTATCGAAAACTTTAATATCTCCAGCGCTACCATCTCAGATGTTCCTGAGTTTGTGCGTGGCATGGTGATGACCAAGAAAGCTGCAGCGATTGCAAATAACAAGCTAGGTGTGATTGAGCCAGATGTTGCTCAATACATTATCGATGCTTGTGATGTAATTCTTGAGACTGGCAAATGCATGGATCAGTTCCCTTCGGATGTATTCCAAGGCGGTGCTGGTACTTCAGTAAACATGAACGCCAATGAGGTTATCGCAAACCTTGCTCTTGAAATGATGGGCAAGGAAAAGGGCGATTACCACATCATCAACCCGAACGACCACGTTAACAAGAGCCAATCAACCAACTGTGCCTACCCAACCGGTTTCCGTATCGCGGTATACAACAGCGTGGCAAAACTGATCACGGCTATCGAATACCTAAAAGGCTCGTTCGAGGCGAAAAGCCAAGAATTCAACACCATCCTTAAGATGGGTCGCACCCAGCTACAAGATGCAGTACCCATGACTGTGGGCCAAGAGTTCCACGCTTGGGCAGTCACTCTTTCTGAAGAGATCCGTAACCTAGAGTACACAGCTAAGCTACTTCTCGAGGTGAACATCGGCGCGACCGCTATCGGTACTGGCCTTAACGCGGCAGACGGCTATCAAGAACTTGCAGTTGCAGCACTTGCAGATGTAACTGGCCTACCATGCGTACCTGCAGAGGACCTTATCGAAGCGACCTCAGACTGTGGTGCTTACGTTATGACTCACGGCGCGCTCAAGCGTCTAGCGGTTAAGCTATCTAAGATCTGTAACGACCTACGTATCCTATCTTCTGGCCCACGTGCAGGTCTAAACGAGCTCAACCTTCCTGAGTTACAAGCGGGCTCTTCAATCATGCCAGCTAAGGTAAACCCTGTGGTTCCTGAGGTTGTTAACCAAGTGTGCTTCAAGGTTCTTGGTAACGACAACACGGTGTCTTTCGCAGCAGAAGGCGGACAACTACAGCTAAACGTGATGGAGCCAGTAATTGCACAAAGCATGTTTGAATCTCTAGAGATCCTAACCAATGCTTGTGTGAACCTACGCGATAAGTGCATAGAAGGCATCACAGTAAACAAAGAAGTGTGTGAGAGCCACGTGTTTAACTCTATCGGCATCGTTACCTATCTAAACCCTATCATTGGCCACCATGAGGGTGACATCGTGGGTAAGATCTGTGCCGAAACGGGTAAGAACGTACGTGAAGTCGTGCTTGAGCGTGGCCTGCTAACTGAAGCTGAATTGGACGACATCTTCTCAGTAGAGAACCTAATGAAGCCTCAGTATAAAGCAAAGCGCTTTAAATAA
- a CDS encoding anaerobic C4-dicarboxylate transporter: MIMVELLTVLVFIYLGARIGGIGIGFAGGLGVIALSLILGVPTSQSYIPVDVILIIMSVITAIAAMQVAGGMDWLVEIAENFLRKHPERITFYAPIVTFVMTLMAGTGHTAFSTLPVIAEVAKGQGVRPSRPLSIAVVASQIAITASPISAAVVAFAAMLEPKGVDYLTLLAVCIPTTFIACMIGAFVANFIGCPLKDDPVYQERLEQGLIKLNTAQKREILPTAKRATYIFLAAIAFVVMYAAAISGSVGLIENPTLGRNEAIMTVMLGAAAVIVLTTKIDAAKIPAAATFRSGMTACVCVLGVAWLGSTFVNAHVNDIKEFAGALLADYPWMLALVLFFASMLLYSQGATTVALMPAALAIGVAPLTAVASFAAVSALFVLPTYPTLLAAVEMDDTGSTRIGKYVFNHPFFIPGVVTISSAVALGFLVGGFFI; the protein is encoded by the coding sequence ATGATAATGGTAGAGCTACTGACCGTTCTCGTGTTCATCTATTTGGGCGCAAGAATTGGCGGTATCGGTATTGGTTTTGCTGGTGGTTTGGGTGTTATTGCCCTTTCTTTGATTCTAGGTGTTCCAACCAGTCAGAGCTACATCCCGGTTGATGTAATCTTGATCATCATGTCTGTTATCACGGCAATCGCAGCAATGCAGGTTGCAGGTGGTATGGATTGGCTAGTAGAGATTGCGGAAAACTTTCTGCGTAAGCATCCTGAACGCATCACCTTTTATGCGCCTATCGTAACCTTCGTTATGACACTAATGGCGGGTACTGGACACACTGCATTTTCTACACTTCCTGTAATCGCTGAGGTAGCTAAAGGCCAAGGCGTACGTCCATCTCGTCCACTTTCAATCGCGGTTGTAGCGTCTCAGATTGCTATCACGGCTTCACCTATCTCTGCAGCCGTTGTGGCATTCGCGGCTATGCTTGAGCCAAAGGGTGTGGACTACCTAACACTACTGGCGGTATGTATCCCAACAACCTTTATCGCATGTATGATCGGTGCTTTCGTTGCGAACTTCATTGGTTGCCCGCTAAAAGATGACCCTGTTTACCAAGAGCGTCTTGAGCAAGGCCTTATCAAGCTGAACACAGCACAAAAACGTGAGATCTTGCCAACGGCTAAGCGCGCTACCTACATCTTCCTGGCAGCTATCGCATTCGTAGTTATGTACGCGGCCGCTATCTCTGGCTCTGTTGGCCTAATCGAGAACCCTACTCTGGGTCGTAACGAAGCCATCATGACAGTGATGCTTGGTGCGGCAGCAGTAATCGTTCTAACCACTAAGATCGATGCGGCGAAAATCCCAGCGGCGGCAACCTTCCGCTCAGGTATGACAGCCTGTGTATGTGTACTTGGCGTAGCTTGGCTAGGTTCTACCTTCGTTAACGCACACGTTAACGACATCAAAGAGTTCGCAGGCGCACTTCTAGCTGACTATCCATGGATGCTCGCACTAGTGCTGTTCTTTGCCTCTATGCTGCTTTACTCACAAGGTGCAACGACCGTCGCACTAATGCCTGCAGCCCTAGCGATCGGTGTAGCCCCGCTTACAGCGGTTGCGTCATTTGCAGCAGTAAGTGCACTGTTCGTTCTTCCTACCTACCCTACGCTTCTAGCGGCGGTTGAGATGGATGACACCGGCTCTACTCGCATCGGCAAGTATGTATTTAACCACCCATTCTTTATCCCAGGTGTGGTAACCATCAGCTCTGCGGTAGCACTAGGCTTCCTAGTGGGTGGCTTCTTTATCTAA
- a CDS encoding protein-disulfide reductase DsbD, whose product MRTAFFSILLLLFSSTALASFNAQQQSSFSSASSQPSFGEPTFLKVEQAFPFDYVQQGETVRLTWQVTDGYYLYQERFSVNAENADIGDVQMRQGIPYQDEFFGEVNIYTEPVTLTVPVIAQQGSAKLLVQYQGCAKAGFCYPPETKVIELNPASFGQVSEFVSTQVAPQNTSQESDLASLLEESQWTTPLLFLLLGIGLAFTPCVLPMYPILTSIVLGGGKQSHGRAFALSFVYVQGMALTYTLLGLVVASAGMQFQAALQHPVVLISISVLFIALALSMFGVYTLQLPSSIQTKLNELSNKQSGGKWAGVFAMGAISGLVCSPCTTAPLSGALLYVAQTGDLTTGAITLYALALGMGIPLILVAVFGNKLLPKAGLWMDKVKTLFGFVLLAAPLFFIERLVSGTWMTILWSGLGISFFAWLYHAKNQLEFGSWKQSLVSIVAILGLVGSATPLWTLVSGNHVEIAEAQIAFKRIENAQDLERELALAKEQGKPVMLDFYADWCVACKEFEKYTFHAPQVEEKLKGFVLLQADVTNNRPQDIQLLEKMRVLGLPTIEFWDANGEHLNGARLTGFVKADPFMQHLDKFSL is encoded by the coding sequence ATGCGCACAGCCTTTTTCTCAATATTGCTACTGCTGTTCTCATCAACGGCATTAGCCAGTTTCAACGCCCAACAACAGTCGTCGTTCTCCAGCGCCTCTTCACAACCCTCTTTTGGTGAACCGACGTTTCTTAAGGTAGAGCAGGCCTTCCCGTTTGATTATGTTCAGCAGGGAGAAACCGTACGTTTGACCTGGCAGGTAACCGATGGCTATTACCTGTATCAAGAGCGTTTCTCGGTCAATGCTGAAAATGCCGATATTGGCGACGTACAGATGCGCCAAGGAATCCCGTATCAAGATGAGTTCTTCGGTGAGGTAAACATCTATACCGAGCCTGTCACGCTAACGGTTCCAGTTATCGCACAGCAAGGCAGTGCCAAGCTCTTAGTGCAGTATCAAGGCTGTGCTAAAGCGGGCTTTTGTTATCCACCAGAAACCAAGGTAATCGAACTCAATCCAGCCAGTTTTGGTCAGGTTTCCGAATTCGTTTCTACCCAAGTAGCACCCCAAAACACCTCCCAAGAAAGCGACCTAGCGTCATTGCTGGAAGAGTCACAATGGACCACACCATTGCTGTTTCTGCTTCTGGGTATAGGTTTGGCATTTACCCCATGCGTGCTACCTATGTATCCGATTCTAACCAGCATTGTTTTAGGTGGCGGTAAGCAATCACACGGTCGCGCCTTTGCGCTCTCTTTTGTGTATGTACAAGGTATGGCGCTTACCTACACCTTGCTAGGCCTAGTGGTTGCCTCAGCAGGTATGCAGTTCCAAGCGGCCCTACAACACCCAGTGGTGCTGATCTCTATTAGTGTACTATTTATAGCGCTCGCCCTGTCTATGTTCGGCGTATACACGCTGCAGCTTCCAAGCTCAATTCAAACCAAGTTGAATGAGCTCAGCAATAAACAGTCTGGTGGTAAATGGGCAGGCGTATTTGCTATGGGTGCCATTTCAGGGCTAGTGTGCTCACCATGTACCACAGCGCCGCTATCGGGCGCACTCTTGTATGTGGCCCAAACTGGGGATCTCACCACAGGTGCCATAACCTTATATGCATTGGCATTGGGTATGGGTATACCGCTTATTCTAGTAGCTGTATTCGGTAACAAGCTACTGCCGAAAGCAGGTCTGTGGATGGATAAGGTTAAAACCCTATTCGGCTTCGTGCTCCTGGCAGCGCCTCTGTTCTTTATCGAACGCCTAGTTAGCGGTACCTGGATGACCATCCTTTGGTCCGGCTTAGGCATCAGCTTCTTCGCTTGGCTATATCACGCCAAAAACCAGTTGGAGTTTGGCAGTTGGAAACAAAGCCTAGTTTCTATCGTTGCTATCTTGGGCTTAGTAGGCTCAGCGACTCCATTATGGACTTTGGTTTCAGGTAACCATGTCGAAATAGCAGAAGCGCAGATCGCATTTAAGCGCATCGAAAACGCGCAGGATTTGGAGCGAGAGCTGGCCTTGGCCAAAGAACAAGGCAAGCCAGTAATGCTCGACTTCTACGCCGATTGGTGTGTGGCCTGTAAAGAGTTTGAGAAGTACACCTTCCACGCCCCTCAGGTTGAAGAAAAGCTGAAAGGCTTTGTGCTACTGCAGGCAGATGTCACCAACAATCGACCTCAGGATATCCAGCTTCTAGAGAAGATGCGGGTGCTTGGTTTGCCAACTATCGAATTCTGGGATGCGAATGGCGAACACCTCAATGGTGCACGCCTAACTGGCTTCGTAAAAGCCGACCCATTCATGCAACATCTGGATAAGTTCAGTCTGTAG
- a CDS encoding response regulator, with the protein MDASHTIVIADDHPLFRNALFQSVHMAIGGANLLEADSLDSLMTLLKKQEEVDLLLLDLKMPGSNGLSGLIQLRSQYPDLPIVVISASEEASVVNQVKQHGAFGFIPKSSDMRSLIKALNQVLDGIPFFPQGLSAPSASQNDISDKLASLTPQQYKVLGMLADGLLNKQIAYELDVSVATIKAHMTAIFRKLGVNNRTQAVIMLQQTEIDS; encoded by the coding sequence ATGGACGCCTCTCACACCATAGTTATTGCAGACGATCATCCGCTGTTTAGAAATGCCCTATTTCAATCAGTGCATATGGCTATTGGTGGTGCCAATCTGCTTGAGGCTGACTCTCTCGACTCTTTAATGACCCTACTTAAGAAACAAGAAGAGGTAGACCTACTTCTTCTTGACCTTAAGATGCCTGGTTCCAACGGTTTATCCGGCCTAATCCAGTTGCGTAGCCAATACCCTGACCTACCGATTGTGGTTATCTCCGCCAGTGAAGAGGCCAGCGTAGTGAACCAGGTGAAACAGCACGGTGCGTTCGGTTTTATCCCTAAATCCAGCGATATGCGCAGCCTTATCAAGGCGCTGAATCAGGTACTCGACGGCATACCTTTCTTCCCACAAGGACTCAGTGCACCGAGCGCTAGTCAAAACGACATCAGCGATAAACTCGCCTCTCTTACTCCGCAGCAATACAAGGTGCTCGGCATGTTGGCAGACGGTCTGCTCAACAAGCAGATCGCCTATGAGTTAGATGTGTCTGTAGCCACTATCAAGGCACACATGACCGCCATCTTTAGAAAGCTAGGGGTGAACAACCGCACCCAAGCGGTGATCATGCTGCAGCAGACAGAAATCGACTCTTAG
- a CDS encoding DUF4212 domain-containing protein, with translation MAFENEERAKAYWSKNVRLMVSLLVVWFVVSFGCGILFVDVLNQFQLGGYKLGFWFAQQGSIYTFLVIIFYYAWKMRQIDREFNVDE, from the coding sequence ATGGCATTCGAAAACGAAGAAAGAGCCAAAGCCTATTGGAGCAAAAACGTGCGCCTCATGGTGTCACTGCTGGTGGTTTGGTTCGTCGTATCGTTTGGCTGCGGCATCTTATTTGTCGACGTGCTCAACCAATTTCAATTAGGTGGCTATAAGCTAGGATTCTGGTTTGCACAACAGGGCTCGATATACACCTTTCTCGTGATCATCTTCTATTACGCGTGGAAGATGCGTCAGATTGACCGCGAATTCAACGTGGACGAATAA
- a CDS encoding sodium:solute symporter family protein: MDLKTITYLVVGATFALYIGIAIWARAGSTKEFYVAGGGVNPIANGMATAADWMSAASFISMAGLIAFMGYGGSVFLMGWTGGYVLLALLLAPYLRKFGKFTVPEFVGERFYSNTARIVAVVCLIIASVTYVIGQMKGVGVAFGRFLEVDYATGLGIGMCIVFIYAVMGGMKGITYTQIAQYCVLILAYTIPAVFISLQLTGHALPQIGLGSTMTGSDVYLLDKLDQVVTELGFTEYTTAVRGDTLNMFVYTMSLMIGTAGLPHVIIRFFTVPKVRDARTSAGWALVFIAILYTTAPAVAAMARLNLMETVNPAQNQNLIYDERPDWFKNWETTGLLGFDDKNGDGAIQYTADAATNELRVDRDIMVLANPEIANLPNWVIALVAAGGLAAALSTAAGLLLAISSAISHDLIKGVINPNISEKKELLASRISMAVAIGVAGYLGLNPPGFAAGTVALAFGLAASSIFPALMMGIFSKNINKEGAIAGMIAGIGITLFYVFQHKGILFIADWKYLESWGSNWFLGIEPNAFGAIGALFNFIVAYAVSKVTAETPQEVKDLVEHVRVPVGAGSAQDH; this comes from the coding sequence ATGGATCTTAAAACAATAACCTACCTGGTCGTGGGCGCTACCTTTGCTCTCTATATCGGTATCGCGATCTGGGCTCGTGCTGGCTCAACCAAGGAATTCTATGTTGCAGGCGGTGGTGTAAACCCTATCGCTAACGGCATGGCAACTGCAGCGGACTGGATGTCAGCAGCGTCGTTTATCTCAATGGCGGGTCTTATCGCCTTTATGGGTTACGGCGGCTCGGTATTCCTAATGGGTTGGACCGGTGGCTATGTACTACTTGCTCTGCTACTTGCTCCTTACCTACGTAAATTTGGTAAGTTCACCGTGCCTGAGTTTGTGGGTGAGCGCTTCTACTCCAACACGGCTCGTATCGTAGCGGTTGTGTGTCTGATCATCGCATCGGTCACTTATGTTATCGGTCAGATGAAAGGGGTGGGTGTAGCCTTCGGTCGCTTCCTTGAGGTGGACTATGCTACTGGCCTTGGTATCGGTATGTGTATCGTATTTATCTACGCCGTAATGGGCGGGATGAAAGGCATCACCTATACTCAGATTGCTCAATACTGCGTCCTCATTCTTGCATACACTATTCCAGCAGTATTTATCTCTCTACAACTTACTGGCCATGCCCTACCTCAGATTGGTCTAGGTAGTACCATGACTGGCTCCGATGTCTATCTTCTGGATAAACTCGACCAAGTAGTAACCGAACTCGGGTTCACCGAATACACCACTGCGGTGCGGGGCGATACCCTCAACATGTTCGTTTACACTATGTCCTTGATGATAGGTACTGCGGGTCTACCACACGTAATTATCCGCTTCTTTACCGTACCTAAGGTACGTGATGCGCGAACCTCTGCAGGTTGGGCGCTAGTGTTTATCGCTATCCTTTACACCACAGCTCCTGCAGTAGCGGCTATGGCACGTCTAAACCTAATGGAGACAGTAAACCCGGCTCAAAACCAAAACCTTATCTATGATGAGCGTCCAGATTGGTTCAAGAACTGGGAAACCACAGGCCTACTTGGCTTTGATGATAAGAACGGCGACGGTGCCATCCAGTACACAGCCGATGCAGCGACTAACGAACTTCGCGTTGACCGTGACATCATGGTACTGGCAAACCCAGAGATCGCTAATCTACCAAACTGGGTAATCGCTCTGGTAGCCGCAGGTGGTCTGGCAGCAGCACTATCTACAGCAGCGGGGCTACTACTGGCTATATCCTCGGCCATATCCCATGACCTGATAAAAGGGGTCATAAACCCCAATATATCTGAGAAGAAAGAACTGCTCGCCAGTCGGATATCCATGGCGGTGGCTATCGGGGTGGCCGGTTACCTCGGACTCAATCCGCCAGGGTTTGCCGCAGGTACCGTAGCACTGGCATTCGGATTGGCCGCCTCGTCGATATTCCCGGCGTTGATGATGGGTATCTTCAGTAAGAACATCAACAAAGAGGGCGCTATCGCAGGTATGATCGCAGGTATCGGTATCACCCTATTCTATGTATTCCAACACAAGGGCATCCTGTTCATCGCTGATTGGAAATATCTAGAAAGCTGGGGCAGCAACTGGTTCCTAGGTATCGAACCAAACGCCTTCGGTGCGATTGGTGCACTATTCAACTTCATCGTGGCTTATGCAGTATCTAAGGTAACTGCAGAAACACCACAAGAAGTGAAAGACCTAGTAGAGCACGTACGTGTTCCTGTGGGAGCAGGTTCTGCTCAAGACCACTAA